From Parasphaerochaeta coccoides DSM 17374, a single genomic window includes:
- the topA gene encoding type I DNA topoisomerase: MDSQKNEKVLIIVESPTKARTIKKFLPGNYTVVASNGHVRDLPSDRLGIDVKKGFKAEYEVVSGKGTLIKTLKADLKSVDRLLLATDEDREGESISWHLLELLKPSIPYQRMVFHEITKRAILNSLDTGRKLDMYLVHAQEARRKLDRLFGFELSPVLWKKLSNKKLSAGRVQSPGLRLIVERERERIQFVSSTYWDAKATLYSASPAFTAKLEALEGRRVAGSKDFNPTTGAFLKEGKADAPILLDADTARDVTEKLRSAEWTVAEVVEKPVTSRPAPPFITSTLQQEGNRKLHLSAKQTMTIAQKLYENGFITYMRTDSPSLSQDGIEAARKSVDELYGNAFLSDAPRQYAAKSASAQEAHEAIRPAGDVFIKPDESGLHGKDKALYEMIWKRTLASQMAEARKSLTSVRINAQADGVSARFVATGTQILFPGFIRVYVEGSDDPEAALEDKESFLPVLKEGQKLDLETLEAVSHETKAPARFTEASLVQQLEKMGIGRPSTYATIIDKLFDRSYVQKDGSALVPTFVGFSVVQLLEKHFDRYVDYSFTSGMEEDLDGIAAGKIDEIDFLTRFASGPQGLEAIVAEKMQEIVAPDAKKIDLPQLTGEPDIFIGPYGPYIISQSDDNGNVYVSLPRAWIPADVTKEMLEELLEKDWKIRKDGNDGGIGTDPRTGKTVFLISGRNGDFWQLGERVEGSKERPRTSSVPKGEDGQSLETALRYLALPRELGSDPATSVPVSAGIGKFGPYVTRGGEFRSLRGGETSVFTVTLEEALALLAQPKSAGRRAGSGRGGKIGGADKTLVLSFGDYKGEALAIHVGRYGYYLKHGKKNYQLPEASMKKDEAAAKTLTEDQARAIVDTKA; this comes from the coding sequence ATGGATTCCCAGAAAAATGAGAAAGTACTGATCATCGTCGAATCTCCGACAAAAGCCAGGACCATCAAGAAATTCCTGCCGGGCAATTATACCGTGGTGGCGAGCAATGGACATGTCAGGGATCTGCCGTCCGATCGGCTGGGAATAGATGTGAAGAAGGGCTTCAAGGCTGAATATGAGGTGGTTTCGGGCAAGGGTACACTGATTAAGACGTTAAAGGCTGATTTAAAGTCTGTAGACCGTCTCCTGCTTGCCACTGACGAGGATCGTGAAGGCGAGAGTATTTCCTGGCATCTGCTTGAGTTGCTCAAACCATCCATACCTTATCAGCGGATGGTGTTCCATGAAATCACGAAAAGGGCAATCCTGAATTCCCTGGATACCGGACGGAAGCTGGACATGTATCTGGTTCATGCCCAGGAAGCCCGGCGCAAGCTGGACCGTTTGTTCGGTTTCGAACTATCGCCTGTCCTCTGGAAGAAACTTTCCAACAAGAAGTTGTCCGCCGGACGGGTTCAGTCTCCTGGTTTGCGCCTGATTGTCGAGAGGGAAAGGGAACGCATCCAGTTCGTCTCCAGCACGTATTGGGATGCAAAGGCGACCTTGTACTCCGCGTCTCCGGCTTTCACCGCCAAGCTGGAAGCCCTTGAGGGCAGGCGAGTGGCGGGCAGCAAGGACTTTAATCCTACCACCGGAGCGTTCCTCAAGGAAGGGAAGGCTGACGCTCCAATCCTTCTTGACGCTGACACTGCCCGCGATGTGACTGAAAAACTCCGTTCCGCGGAATGGACGGTGGCCGAAGTGGTGGAGAAGCCGGTGACCAGCCGACCTGCGCCTCCTTTCATTACCAGTACGCTCCAGCAGGAAGGCAACCGCAAACTTCATCTCAGCGCAAAGCAGACCATGACGATTGCCCAGAAACTCTATGAAAACGGGTTCATCACCTACATGCGTACTGACTCCCCGTCCTTGAGCCAGGACGGTATTGAGGCTGCCCGTAAGAGCGTAGATGAGCTGTATGGCAATGCTTTTCTTTCCGATGCTCCCCGCCAGTATGCGGCCAAGAGTGCTTCCGCCCAGGAAGCCCACGAAGCCATACGTCCTGCGGGAGATGTTTTCATCAAGCCTGATGAATCAGGACTCCACGGCAAGGACAAGGCACTGTACGAGATGATTTGGAAACGGACGCTGGCCAGCCAGATGGCCGAAGCCCGTAAAAGCTTGACCTCCGTGCGGATTAATGCGCAGGCAGACGGGGTATCCGCCCGTTTTGTCGCTACGGGGACACAGATACTGTTCCCCGGCTTTATCCGCGTCTATGTGGAGGGCAGCGATGACCCGGAAGCCGCGCTTGAAGACAAGGAGAGTTTCCTGCCGGTATTGAAGGAAGGGCAGAAGCTCGATTTGGAAACCCTTGAGGCAGTATCTCATGAAACCAAGGCTCCTGCCCGGTTCACGGAAGCCTCTTTGGTTCAACAGCTGGAAAAGATGGGGATTGGACGCCCGTCAACGTATGCGACCATCATTGACAAGCTGTTCGACAGATCCTATGTGCAAAAGGACGGTTCCGCGCTGGTTCCGACCTTCGTAGGTTTCAGCGTGGTACAGTTGCTTGAGAAGCATTTTGACCGATATGTGGATTACAGCTTCACCAGCGGGATGGAAGAAGACCTTGACGGCATTGCCGCGGGCAAGATTGATGAAATTGACTTCCTTACCCGTTTTGCCAGTGGCCCGCAAGGGCTTGAAGCCATAGTCGCTGAGAAAATGCAGGAAATTGTTGCGCCTGATGCCAAGAAGATTGATTTGCCCCAGCTCACCGGAGAGCCGGACATCTTCATCGGTCCTTACGGGCCGTACATTATCTCACAGTCTGATGACAATGGAAATGTCTATGTGTCCCTTCCCCGTGCGTGGATACCAGCAGATGTGACCAAGGAGATGCTTGAGGAGCTGTTGGAGAAGGATTGGAAAATCCGTAAGGATGGCAACGACGGCGGTATAGGGACGGATCCTCGGACTGGCAAGACAGTGTTCCTCATTTCTGGCCGCAATGGGGATTTCTGGCAGCTGGGAGAGAGAGTCGAAGGTTCCAAGGAAAGGCCGCGGACATCTTCCGTCCCAAAAGGAGAGGATGGACAGTCCTTGGAGACAGCTCTCCGCTATCTGGCACTTCCCCGTGAACTGGGCAGTGATCCTGCGACCTCCGTGCCGGTTTCCGCCGGTATCGGCAAGTTCGGCCCGTATGTGACCAGAGGAGGAGAGTTCCGTTCCTTGAGGGGAGGCGAGACCAGTGTGTTCACTGTGACGCTGGAGGAAGCTCTGGCACTTCTTGCCCAGCCGAAGTCCGCAGGCCGACGCGCCGGTTCAGGTCGGGGCGGAAAGATTGGAGGCGCGGACAAGACACTGGTTCTTTCCTTTGGAGATTACAAAGGAGAAGCTCTGGCCATCCATGTCGGACGGTACGGATACTACTTGAAGCATGGCAAGAAGAATTATCAGTTGCCTGAAGCATCCATGAAGAAGGATGAGGCGGCGGCCAAGACCTTGACGGAGGACCAGGCGCGTGCCATTGTGGATACGAAAGCGTGA
- the ychF gene encoding redox-regulated ATPase YchF, with the protein MALNCGIVGLPNVGKSTIFSAVTSAPAEAANYPFCTIKPNVGIVTVPDARLDKIVELIPPKKVVPAVVEFVDIAGLVAGASKGEGLGNQFLASIREVGILAHVVRCFEDPDIIHVNNKIDPAGDIETINIELALADLETVEKRLAKQMKLVRTNKDAAREVPLLEKLKAELAEGHPARGLILEDEDKDVVRDFHLITMKPVIYVCNVDENSISEDNEFVKVVRKIASADRSQVVVISGKLESEISAMESAEDRKEFLEASGLEESGLNQLIRTAYKTLGLRTFFTAGSDEDRAWTIRQGDTAPKAAGVIHTDFERGFIRAEVYNCNTLFEMGSEAKVKEAGKLRVEGKEYVVQDGDIMHFRFNV; encoded by the coding sequence ATGGCATTGAATTGTGGTATCGTCGGACTTCCCAATGTCGGCAAGTCAACTATTTTCTCCGCCGTCACATCAGCTCCCGCGGAAGCCGCGAATTATCCGTTCTGTACGATAAAGCCCAATGTCGGCATCGTCACAGTGCCGGACGCCCGTTTGGACAAGATTGTGGAATTGATTCCTCCCAAGAAAGTCGTGCCCGCTGTGGTCGAGTTTGTCGATATCGCCGGACTGGTCGCGGGAGCTTCCAAAGGAGAAGGGCTGGGCAACCAGTTCCTTGCCTCAATCAGAGAGGTAGGCATCCTTGCGCATGTGGTGCGTTGTTTTGAAGATCCGGATATCATCCACGTCAACAATAAGATTGATCCTGCCGGAGACATTGAGACAATCAACATTGAGCTTGCTCTTGCGGATCTGGAAACCGTGGAGAAACGGCTTGCCAAGCAGATGAAGCTGGTACGGACAAACAAGGACGCGGCGCGGGAAGTTCCTCTCCTTGAGAAGCTGAAAGCCGAGCTTGCCGAAGGCCATCCGGCGCGCGGCCTGATTCTTGAAGATGAAGATAAAGATGTCGTCAGGGACTTTCATCTCATCACCATGAAACCTGTCATCTATGTCTGCAATGTCGATGAAAACTCTATTTCCGAGGACAATGAGTTTGTGAAGGTCGTGAGGAAGATTGCCTCCGCCGACCGTTCCCAGGTCGTTGTAATCAGTGGGAAGCTGGAGAGCGAGATATCCGCCATGGAGAGCGCCGAAGACCGCAAGGAGTTCCTTGAGGCCTCCGGACTGGAAGAATCCGGCCTGAACCAGTTGATACGTACAGCGTACAAGACCCTTGGCCTGCGCACCTTCTTCACGGCAGGGAGCGACGAAGACAGGGCTTGGACGATTCGTCAGGGGGATACCGCGCCAAAGGCTGCGGGCGTCATCCACACTGATTTTGAAAGAGGCTTCATCAGGGCAGAGGTATACAACTGCAACACACTCTTTGAAATGGGCAGTGAAGCCAAAGTCAAGGAAGCGGGGAAGCTACGGGTTGAAGGAAAGGAATATGTCGTGCAAGATGGTGACATCATGCATTTCCGGTTCAATGTCTAG
- the hflX gene encoding GTPase HflX → MEKRDADEKQPLAFLLDGSISYTSMRGNNPGQRMPCTKKRLDDQDFFPSHDSRLHDTEEDSLSVFLVGLRTPDESVPRAQLRLQELDSLVRTAGMEPLGARILPLRTGRAATLIGSGQALEIKELAEYHAADAIVFDRDIPPRAQRNLEDIIGLPIHDRQGIIITIFGQRASTKEAVLQVELARLHYVLPRLTGSREDLSRQQGGVKGTRGGGEAQLELDRRRISDRIACLKTELTAVRTRRERQRTQRKSGEIPVGAIVGYTNSGKSSLLKALSGADILVEDKLFATLDPTTRRIRLPESGEVLLSDTVGFVSDLPHHLVDAFRSTLEEATDADFLVIVCDASHPDMLSCYQATLDVLHNMGADGKPTVTMLNKMDVPFEDFAVAKLRDMIPDLVETSIKKRQGLNALLEAMAKAAYASCPLRSFLIPADRHDLVSRTRQSGRIETLEYTDDGILLSARLIPVMLGDFLPFQQ, encoded by the coding sequence ATGGAAAAGCGGGATGCGGATGAGAAACAACCACTTGCTTTTCTCTTGGACGGCAGTATATCATATACTAGCATGCGGGGAAACAACCCTGGGCAAAGGATGCCCTGTACGAAGAAACGACTCGATGACCAAGATTTTTTCCCTTCTCACGACTCCCGTCTTCATGATACTGAAGAAGACTCTCTTTCTGTATTCCTGGTAGGTCTCCGTACACCGGATGAATCCGTCCCTCGCGCACAACTGCGGCTACAGGAGCTGGACAGTCTGGTCAGAACCGCCGGGATGGAACCCCTCGGCGCACGCATCCTGCCTCTCCGTACCGGGCGGGCGGCGACCCTGATCGGCAGCGGACAGGCTCTTGAGATTAAGGAACTGGCAGAATATCATGCAGCGGATGCCATTGTCTTTGACAGGGACATCCCTCCCCGCGCCCAGAGGAATCTTGAAGATATCATTGGGCTCCCCATCCATGACAGGCAGGGCATTATCATCACCATCTTCGGCCAGAGGGCATCGACCAAGGAAGCAGTCCTCCAGGTCGAACTGGCACGGCTTCATTACGTGTTGCCCCGGCTGACAGGCTCCCGCGAAGATCTGTCACGGCAACAGGGAGGCGTCAAGGGCACGCGCGGCGGAGGCGAGGCGCAGCTGGAGCTTGACCGGCGCAGAATTTCTGACCGAATTGCCTGTTTGAAGACGGAACTCACGGCTGTCAGGACAAGGAGAGAGCGGCAAAGGACACAGCGCAAGTCCGGGGAAATCCCCGTGGGGGCAATCGTCGGGTATACTAACAGCGGCAAGTCATCCTTGCTCAAGGCTCTTTCCGGCGCGGACATCCTGGTGGAGGACAAGCTGTTCGCCACGTTGGATCCGACGACCCGACGCATTCGTCTTCCGGAAAGCGGTGAGGTGCTTCTCTCAGATACCGTAGGTTTTGTCAGTGACCTGCCTCACCATCTTGTCGATGCTTTCCGCTCCACTCTGGAGGAGGCCACCGACGCTGACTTCCTGGTCATTGTCTGTGACGCTTCCCATCCCGACATGCTTTCCTGCTACCAGGCGACGCTGGATGTTCTCCATAACATGGGCGCAGACGGGAAGCCAACGGTGACCATGCTTAACAAGATGGATGTTCCTTTCGAGGATTTCGCCGTTGCAAAGCTGCGTGACATGATTCCCGACCTGGTGGAAACATCCATCAAAAAACGTCAGGGATTGAACGCCCTTCTTGAAGCCATGGCAAAAGCCGCCTATGCCTCCTGCCCCCTCCGATCCTTCCTGATTCCCGCCGACCGGCATGACCTTGTTTCCCGTACCCGCCAGTCAGGACGAATTGAGACCCTGGAATATACAGATGATGGCATCCTCCTGTCAGCACGCCTGATTCCCGTCATGCTGGGTGATTTCCTGCCGTTCCAACAGTAA
- a CDS encoding BAPKO_0422 family outer member beta-barrel protein: MKKIAVVALLVALAVVPVFAAEGLGLGISFGYPATGVSFSYAQKDFDVIGTVGWNFSDNGYLAAEAGVNYAWTSFNIDRAKFDVTAGLAGATWIPLNDNSQKLGLAVTVPVGIDYDFRDIPLEIFFRVSPGVQIIPDTGFYIGGTLGVLYHF; this comes from the coding sequence ATGAAGAAGATTGCTGTAGTCGCACTTCTCGTCGCATTGGCAGTGGTTCCTGTTTTCGCTGCTGAAGGTCTCGGTCTCGGTATATCCTTTGGATATCCGGCAACGGGTGTTTCTTTCTCTTATGCCCAGAAGGATTTTGATGTAATCGGTACTGTCGGTTGGAATTTCTCTGACAACGGTTACCTTGCTGCTGAGGCAGGCGTAAACTATGCTTGGACATCCTTCAACATTGACAGAGCGAAGTTTGATGTCACCGCTGGACTCGCTGGCGCAACGTGGATTCCATTGAACGACAATAGCCAGAAACTGGGTCTTGCCGTAACAGTTCCCGTGGGTATTGACTATGATTTCCGCGACATTCCGCTTGAGATTTTCTTCCGTGTTTCTCCTGGTGTACAGATTATTCCTGACACAGGTTTTTATATTGGCGGAACTCTCGGAGTCCTCTATCATTTCTAA
- a CDS encoding OPT/YSL family transporter, with amino-acid sequence MNRNQLTSRGLVVSFIGLLIITTSSMYVALRMGALPWPTVFVTVISMLALRKAKGVTMQEINVTHTLMDAGAMVAGGLAFTLPGLWILQPDAHISTVTLIAIALSGSLLGTAFTALKRREMIETRKLPFPMGQASHDTLVAGVQGGSVARVLFIAMAGSIVFTILRDSLGLIPAVITIFAGSALIPTLMIWVSPMGAAIGALIGPKYSFVWVAGAVFGYFFLTPLGIMTGLFTDMAAADLFRSNLGIGFMVGTGIGIFLKAIVSRFKEILSRDKTRARWPSVDPGTARTVSLLIVAVILLLAFFTDLSFLHIIVLLAGTYISTSLSATLTGQTGINPMEIFGILVLLVVSAIWSPSLAIAFTVATVTTVACGMTGDVMNDLKSGSLLGTDSTTQQFAQAIGSLAGAVIAVFVLLVMKDAFGNFGTAELPAPQASAVAAMAGGLGNVPAFLIGAVGGILLYIFNVPAATFGLGIYLPVYISAIVGIGTLIMSICRKTFAHKMSDADITSTGTILSSGLLGGEGITGVVIAIISMFG; translated from the coding sequence ATGAACAGAAACCAGCTTACCAGCCGCGGTCTTGTCGTCAGTTTTATCGGTCTGCTCATCATCACCACCAGCTCCATGTATGTCGCCCTGCGCATGGGAGCCCTTCCATGGCCTACAGTCTTCGTCACAGTCATCAGCATGCTTGCCCTGCGCAAGGCAAAGGGAGTGACGATGCAGGAAATCAACGTCACCCATACCCTGATGGACGCTGGAGCAATGGTCGCCGGAGGTCTTGCGTTCACCCTCCCCGGACTGTGGATACTCCAACCGGACGCCCATATTTCTACAGTGACTCTCATTGCCATTGCCCTGAGCGGTTCTCTCCTTGGCACAGCCTTCACCGCCTTGAAACGCCGCGAGATGATTGAGACGAGGAAGCTGCCCTTCCCTATGGGACAAGCATCCCATGACACACTGGTCGCCGGAGTACAGGGCGGCTCGGTAGCTCGCGTTCTTTTCATTGCCATGGCGGGAAGCATTGTTTTTACTATCCTGCGTGACAGCCTGGGTCTCATCCCTGCGGTCATCACTATCTTCGCTGGCTCCGCGCTCATTCCTACCCTGATGATCTGGGTTTCCCCGATGGGAGCGGCAATCGGAGCTTTGATCGGACCCAAGTACTCTTTTGTCTGGGTCGCTGGCGCCGTGTTCGGCTATTTCTTCCTTACCCCGCTGGGTATCATGACAGGTTTGTTCACTGACATGGCAGCGGCCGATTTGTTCCGTTCAAATCTGGGCATCGGCTTCATGGTCGGCACAGGCATCGGCATCTTCCTCAAAGCCATCGTGTCACGGTTCAAGGAAATCCTGTCCCGTGACAAGACTCGTGCCCGGTGGCCTTCAGTCGATCCCGGCACAGCGCGTACCGTCTCACTGCTCATCGTTGCCGTCATTCTTCTCCTGGCCTTTTTCACCGACCTCTCATTCCTACACATTATCGTCCTCTTGGCCGGAACGTATATCAGCACCAGCCTCTCCGCCACGCTCACCGGCCAGACCGGAATCAACCCCATGGAGATATTCGGTATCCTGGTTCTTCTGGTGGTCAGCGCAATCTGGAGTCCTTCCCTTGCCATAGCATTCACCGTCGCCACCGTGACCACCGTCGCATGCGGCATGACAGGAGATGTGATGAACGACCTAAAAAGCGGGAGTCTCTTGGGGACGGATTCCACGACCCAACAGTTTGCCCAGGCAATAGGTAGTCTTGCCGGTGCCGTCATTGCCGTCTTTGTGTTGTTGGTGATGAAAGACGCTTTCGGAAACTTCGGCACAGCAGAACTGCCTGCTCCGCAGGCATCGGCAGTCGCAGCCATGGCAGGAGGATTGGGGAATGTTCCGGCCTTCCTCATTGGAGCAGTCGGCGGTATCCTTCTTTACATTTTCAATGTACCTGCGGCTACCTTCGGACTGGGCATCTACCTGCCGGTCTATATTTCCGCAATCGTCGGGATTGGAACCTTGATTATGTCCATCTGCCGCAAAACATTTGCCCATAAGATGTCTGACGCCGACATTACTTCCACGGGAACCATATTATCCAGTGGACTTTTGGGAGGCGAAGGAATTACTGGTGTAGTCATTGCCATCATCTCGATGTTTGGTTGA
- the rlmN gene encoding 23S rRNA (adenine(2503)-C(2))-methyltransferase RlmN, with protein MMLKNSDVPSQPSLYGLSVQDIQTVLSLDKPFRARQIRSWLARGTTSFTGMSNLSLLERTRLTEKYPHILTSEVIEEKTDRTGATKLGIRLYDGLVVECVLLVDQDGRKTACLSCQVGCAMGCVFCRTGTMGLARNLHAYEIVEQFVHLMKYGTPSHIVYMGMGEPLANTKEVFSSVLTLNSPDWFDIGIRRITISTCGIVPGILQLAESGLGVKLAISLVAADDQLRTRLMPVNRSFPLIRLKETLVTYQKKEKKRITFEYCMLGGVNTDETAARNLAHFMKGLEAIVNLIPWNPAPDLPWQTPSNREMDSFVSTLQRLGVPCTRRFSRGRGVDGACGQLAVPQNMRTLPPEDTQGTI; from the coding sequence ATGATGTTGAAAAATTCCGACGTGCCGTCGCAGCCTTCCCTTTATGGCCTGTCCGTCCAGGACATCCAAACCGTTCTTTCACTGGACAAGCCCTTCCGTGCCCGCCAGATACGCTCGTGGCTTGCCCGCGGAACTACTTCCTTCACCGGAATGAGCAATCTCAGCCTTCTGGAACGAACGCGTCTCACAGAGAAGTATCCCCACATCCTCACATCGGAAGTCATTGAAGAAAAGACAGACAGAACCGGCGCAACAAAGCTGGGCATCCGGCTCTATGATGGGCTGGTCGTCGAATGTGTGCTTCTCGTTGACCAAGACGGCCGCAAGACAGCATGCTTGTCCTGCCAGGTAGGATGCGCCATGGGGTGCGTCTTCTGCCGCACTGGTACCATGGGGCTTGCCAGGAACCTCCATGCCTATGAAATCGTGGAACAATTCGTTCATTTGATGAAATACGGAACACCTTCACACATTGTCTACATGGGGATGGGAGAGCCTCTTGCCAACACGAAGGAAGTCTTTTCTTCAGTCCTTACGCTCAACTCCCCCGATTGGTTTGATATTGGTATCAGGCGCATCACCATCAGTACGTGTGGCATTGTTCCCGGCATTCTCCAGCTTGCGGAAAGCGGCCTGGGAGTGAAACTTGCCATCTCTCTTGTTGCTGCGGACGATCAACTGCGTACCCGTCTGATGCCGGTAAACCGCTCTTTTCCGTTAATCAGACTCAAAGAGACACTGGTCACGTATCAGAAAAAAGAAAAAAAACGCATCACCTTTGAATACTGCATGCTGGGAGGGGTTAACACAGACGAGACGGCCGCCCGCAACCTTGCCCATTTCATGAAGGGACTGGAAGCCATCGTCAACCTCATTCCATGGAATCCCGCGCCCGATCTGCCATGGCAGACGCCTTCCAACCGCGAAATGGACAGCTTTGTGTCAACCCTCCAACGTCTGGGCGTTCCCTGCACCCGCCGCTTCTCCCGTGGTCGCGGCGTGGACGGAGCATGCGGACAGCTGGCTGTACCACAGAACATGCGGACACTGCCTCCAGAAGATACACAGGGAACAATCTGA
- a CDS encoding alanine--tRNA ligase produces the protein MAHTLTADDLRSKFIEFFVSKGHVQIPCASLIPENDPTVLFTTAGMHPLVPYIMGAEHPAGTRLVDYQKCIRTGDIDSVGDPHHLTFFEMLGNWSLGDYFKKESIGFSFEFLTKVLDIDVARLSVTVFVGDADVPRDEESAATWKLLGIPEERIYYLPREDNWWGPAGETGPCGPDSEIFFDTRRQTNNPDSRPGSSDGRYFEIWNNVFMGYKKEADGSYGEMTRKCVDTGMGIERTIAVLQGKQSVYDTEVFQPVIHAIEGLSGKTYGENEQDDISIRIIADHIRTSVFILGDQKGVAPSNVGQGYILRRLIRRAVRHGRKLGIEGKFLSGLASPVFELYGKPYPEIIENKKFVIAELDAEEEKFSETLAKGEKEFEKVRLGMEKGNSRQISGRVAFRLYDTYGFPIELTTELATEHGMTVDTEGFAEAFKKHQEISRAGAEQQFKGGLADHSELTTALHTATHLLHQALRTVLGTHVGQKGSNITVERLRFDFTHPEPMTKEQIQQVEDIVNEQIKRNLTVTKKTETLEEAQKEGAIAFFESKYGELVTVYSIGNFSKEVCGGPHVTHTGDMGHFHILKEQSSSAGVRRIKAVLEK, from the coding sequence ATGGCACATACATTGACAGCAGACGACCTGCGCAGCAAATTCATTGAGTTCTTCGTATCCAAAGGACACGTGCAGATTCCCTGCGCATCCTTGATCCCGGAGAATGATCCCACGGTTCTTTTCACCACCGCCGGAATGCATCCCTTGGTTCCTTACATCATGGGAGCGGAGCATCCCGCGGGAACACGTCTGGTCGATTACCAGAAGTGCATCCGTACCGGTGACATCGACAGCGTGGGAGATCCCCATCATCTGACTTTCTTTGAAATGCTGGGCAATTGGTCCCTGGGGGACTATTTCAAGAAAGAGTCGATCGGATTCAGCTTTGAATTTCTGACAAAAGTTCTTGATATCGATGTCGCTCGTCTTTCAGTTACTGTTTTCGTCGGGGACGCGGATGTGCCGCGTGACGAGGAAAGCGCCGCCACATGGAAACTTTTGGGAATCCCGGAAGAACGTATTTACTACCTTCCCCGTGAGGACAACTGGTGGGGTCCTGCGGGAGAGACCGGCCCCTGCGGACCGGACAGCGAGATATTCTTTGATACCCGTCGCCAGACAAATAATCCGGACAGCCGTCCCGGTTCCTCTGACGGCAGGTATTTTGAAATCTGGAACAATGTGTTCATGGGCTATAAGAAGGAAGCTGACGGCTCGTATGGTGAGATGACACGCAAGTGCGTCGATACCGGCATGGGCATCGAGCGAACCATTGCAGTACTCCAGGGCAAGCAGTCCGTCTATGATACGGAAGTCTTCCAACCTGTCATCCATGCCATCGAGGGACTATCCGGCAAGACCTATGGGGAGAATGAGCAGGATGATATTTCCATCCGCATCATAGCCGATCATATCCGCACCAGCGTATTCATCCTGGGCGACCAGAAAGGTGTGGCTCCCTCAAATGTAGGACAGGGGTACATCCTGCGCCGCTTGATTCGGCGGGCAGTGCGCCATGGCCGCAAGCTGGGCATCGAGGGCAAGTTCCTTTCAGGGCTGGCTTCCCCTGTCTTTGAGCTGTACGGGAAACCATATCCTGAAATCATCGAGAACAAGAAGTTCGTCATTGCAGAGCTGGACGCGGAGGAAGAAAAGTTCTCCGAGACCTTGGCAAAAGGTGAGAAAGAGTTTGAGAAAGTCCGTCTGGGAATGGAGAAGGGGAACAGCCGTCAAATTTCCGGTCGTGTCGCGTTCCGACTCTACGATACATATGGATTCCCGATTGAACTGACCACCGAGCTTGCTACCGAACACGGCATGACCGTCGATACCGAGGGATTTGCCGAGGCGTTCAAGAAACACCAGGAGATTTCCCGCGCCGGGGCTGAGCAGCAGTTCAAGGGCGGCCTGGCAGATCACAGCGAGCTGACCACCGCCCTGCACACCGCTACTCATCTTCTTCATCAGGCTCTGCGGACTGTCCTGGGAACCCATGTCGGACAGAAAGGTTCAAACATCACCGTGGAACGTCTGCGCTTCGACTTCACCCATCCTGAGCCAATGACCAAGGAACAGATACAGCAGGTCGAGGACATAGTGAACGAGCAGATAAAGCGGAATCTGACGGTGACAAAGAAGACGGAAACCTTGGAAGAAGCACAGAAAGAGGGCGCCATTGCGTTTTTCGAATCCAAATACGGCGAACTGGTAACTGTCTACTCAATCGGCAACTTCTCCAAGGAAGTCTGTGGCGGTCCTCATGTGACACACACCGGTGACATGGGGCATTTCCACATCCTCAAGGAACAGTCATCATCAGCCGGAGTGCGTCGCATCAAAGCAGTCTTGGAGAAATAA